From the Gramella sp. Hel_I_59 genome, one window contains:
- a CDS encoding prolyl oligopeptidase family serine peptidase has translation MILKRLIFALLITFSFASCSSDDDAPTLDRRSIEDLEADFQALNLQPGINDVTLENLNGSSWNFRVILPESASSSERPLVLTLHGAASGNANAHKNTACYAEPGFAALDPIIVSPNGGTQLWNSAFNQDLVIGLMYLTQKYLNVDRDKTVVTGYSNGGNGSWFYAEVYPEIFTASIPMASSYSTFSSNGSVRTIETPLYVIHGENDELFPLAETQEWVAATKDAGTNVTLEVAPGLTHYESCNYAPYLQNAASWLQDEVWD, from the coding sequence ATGATCTTAAAACGACTAATTTTCGCTCTATTAATCACATTCTCATTTGCATCCTGTTCAAGTGATGATGACGCTCCAACGTTAGATCGCAGAAGCATTGAAGATCTCGAAGCAGACTTTCAAGCCTTGAACCTGCAACCAGGGATCAATGATGTTACACTTGAAAATCTTAACGGGAGTTCCTGGAATTTTAGAGTGATCCTCCCGGAAAGTGCTTCCTCTTCTGAAAGACCTCTTGTGCTAACTCTTCATGGTGCAGCTAGCGGAAATGCAAATGCTCATAAAAACACTGCCTGTTATGCCGAGCCTGGATTCGCAGCTTTGGATCCAATTATTGTAAGTCCTAATGGAGGAACGCAGCTTTGGAACAGCGCTTTCAACCAGGATCTCGTTATCGGGTTAATGTATCTCACTCAGAAATATTTGAATGTTGACAGAGATAAAACCGTGGTAACCGGTTACAGTAATGGTGGAAATGGTAGCTGGTTCTATGCTGAAGTTTATCCGGAAATCTTTACTGCATCCATCCCAATGGCTAGCAGTTACAGTACTTTTAGCTCTAACGGAAGTGTTAGAACCATAGAAACCCCACTCTATGTTATTCACGGGGAAAACGACGAATTATTCCCACTTGCTGAAACTCAGGAATGGGTCGCTGCGACAAAAGATGCCGGTACCAATGTCACTCTGGAAGTAGCTCCTGGTTTAACGCATTATGAGTCTTGTAATTATGCTCCATATTTGCAAAATGCTGCGAGTTGGCTACAGGATGAAGTTTGGGACTAA
- the bshC gene encoding bacillithiol biosynthesis cysteine-adding enzyme BshC: MSTDHIAYPDTNYFTPLILDYLSEKESLGHLYHRFPKIENFRAQIDEKSRSYNNSIRKDLVEVLKEQYSDLKVSETTSGNIDLLSSEKTFTVVTGHQLNLFTGPLYFLYKIVSTINLTRKLKEEHKENDFVPVYWMATEDHDFEEINFFNLHGKKFKWNNAEKRAGATAVGKLSTEGLEEVFKLFSAEIGGGTNAEELKEMFQKAYLEHDNLTDATRYLANRLFGKEGLVIIAAGDSRLKKHFSSHIKNELLNESSSKASQVAIDSLAELDYKVQVNPRDINLFYVNDEIRERIVKKDSRYYVHETEISWSKEEILAEVDAHPERFSPNVMMRPLYQEVLLPNLCYIGGGGELAYWLQLNNYFEAENVVFPMLLLRNSALLQTAKQDAKRRKLDISLKELFLKQHELINRKVRKISNINIDFSEQKEHLIQQFQQMYELAEKTDKSFIGAVKAQEVKQLKGLDNLENRLLQAQKRKLKDEVERIAALQNDLFPNRSLQERQTNFSEYYDEYGQELIERLLTELDPLDANFKIITFGKE; this comes from the coding sequence ATGTCTACAGATCATATAGCTTATCCCGATACCAATTATTTTACTCCATTAATCCTGGATTATCTTTCAGAAAAGGAAAGTCTTGGACATTTGTATCATCGTTTCCCTAAAATTGAAAATTTCAGGGCTCAGATCGATGAGAAATCCAGGTCTTACAACAATTCCATTCGTAAGGATCTGGTAGAAGTTCTAAAAGAGCAGTATTCAGATCTTAAAGTTTCTGAGACTACGTCTGGCAACATCGATCTCTTATCTTCAGAAAAGACATTTACAGTGGTCACTGGTCATCAGCTTAATCTATTTACGGGTCCGCTTTATTTTCTTTATAAGATAGTTTCCACGATCAATCTTACCAGGAAGTTAAAAGAAGAACATAAAGAGAATGATTTTGTGCCAGTATACTGGATGGCTACAGAGGATCATGATTTTGAAGAGATCAATTTCTTTAATCTCCACGGAAAAAAATTCAAATGGAATAATGCCGAAAAGCGGGCAGGAGCGACTGCTGTTGGTAAACTTTCCACGGAAGGGCTTGAGGAAGTTTTTAAGCTTTTTTCTGCCGAGATTGGTGGAGGAACTAATGCCGAAGAATTGAAGGAAATGTTTCAGAAAGCTTACCTGGAGCATGATAACTTAACCGATGCCACGCGCTATCTGGCGAACAGACTATTCGGCAAAGAAGGTCTTGTCATCATCGCAGCTGGAGATTCCCGATTAAAGAAACATTTTTCCAGCCATATAAAGAATGAATTATTAAATGAGTCTTCCTCAAAAGCTTCGCAAGTAGCCATAGATTCTTTGGCAGAACTTGATTATAAAGTACAGGTGAATCCGCGAGATATCAACTTATTTTATGTCAATGATGAGATTCGGGAACGTATCGTTAAAAAAGATTCTCGGTATTATGTTCATGAAACAGAGATAAGCTGGAGCAAGGAAGAAATACTTGCAGAAGTAGATGCACACCCGGAACGATTTAGTCCAAATGTCATGATGCGACCGCTTTACCAGGAAGTGCTGCTTCCAAATCTTTGTTATATAGGTGGAGGTGGAGAACTTGCTTACTGGTTGCAGCTCAACAATTATTTTGAAGCCGAAAACGTGGTTTTTCCAATGTTGTTGCTTCGGAATTCAGCATTACTGCAAACTGCTAAACAGGATGCCAAACGCAGAAAACTCGATATTTCACTGAAGGAATTATTTCTGAAACAACATGAATTGATCAATCGAAAGGTTCGGAAGATCAGTAATATCAATATTGATTTTTCAGAACAGAAAGAGCATTTGATTCAGCAATTTCAGCAGATGTATGAGCTGGCTGAGAAAACCGATAAATCTTTTATTGGTGCAGTAAAAGCGCAGGAAGTAAAGCAGCTTAAAGGTCTGGATAATCTTGAAAACCGACTCCTGCAAGCACAGAAAAGAAAACTAAAGGATGAAGTAGAGCGAATCGCCGCTTTACAGAATGATTTATTCCCAAACAGAAGTCTGCAGGAGCGGCAAACAAATTTCTCTGAATATTACGATGAATACGGTCAGGAGCTTATCGAGCGCCTTTTAACAGAATTAGATCCTTTAGACGCAAACTTTAAAATTATCACTTTTGGAAAAGAATAG
- a CDS encoding aminotransferase class V-fold PLP-dependent enzyme, producing MHTIDMDLVEMTLDVMKYAIDRISNVTPELGAPKKEEELLRLVGETITPEGIGGESAFQLFKNVLVKATVPIDHPRHLAFVPAAPTRAAIMFDLVTSASSIHGSYWMEGAGGIFCENQAMKWLVSLTGLPETAFGVFTSGGTAANLSALVTAREEWREQKPAHARERALLITSTGAHSSIKSMAKVMDADVHLVNSDEEFLSGTALQKELENLSEQDRNRLFAVVATGGTTNAGIIDDLEGVANVCAKENIWLHVDCAYGGGALAADSVRHLFNGIEQADSITIDPHKWLFSPYDCGAVIYKNLELAKKAHSQKGAYLEIFKDEGAQGFNPADYQIQLTRRLRGMPLWFSLAMHGTNKYKEAIERGIELANIAASKVEQNDLLELVRPASLSVVLFKRKGWSAEDYRDWTYKNHNSGFALVTPSLWKDESVVRFCFINPDTTEDDIEQILATLD from the coding sequence ATGCATACCATAGATATGGATCTGGTTGAAATGACGTTGGACGTGATGAAGTACGCCATTGATCGTATATCTAATGTGACGCCGGAACTTGGTGCGCCAAAGAAGGAAGAAGAACTTTTGAGACTTGTAGGAGAAACTATAACTCCTGAAGGTATTGGAGGGGAAAGTGCATTCCAGTTATTTAAGAACGTACTGGTTAAAGCAACGGTACCTATAGATCACCCAAGGCACCTGGCATTTGTGCCTGCTGCACCAACCAGGGCTGCGATCATGTTTGACCTGGTAACTTCAGCTTCGAGTATTCATGGTTCTTACTGGATGGAAGGAGCCGGAGGGATATTTTGTGAAAACCAGGCGATGAAATGGCTGGTAAGTTTAACCGGTCTACCGGAAACTGCTTTTGGTGTATTTACAAGTGGTGGTACAGCTGCAAATCTTTCGGCATTAGTTACGGCAAGAGAAGAGTGGCGAGAACAAAAGCCAGCTCACGCCAGAGAGAGAGCACTTTTGATCACTTCAACAGGTGCACATTCTTCAATAAAATCCATGGCGAAAGTTATGGATGCAGATGTTCACCTGGTCAATTCAGATGAAGAATTTTTATCGGGAACTGCACTTCAGAAGGAATTAGAAAATTTAAGCGAACAGGATAGAAACAGACTTTTTGCGGTGGTAGCAACGGGTGGAACAACCAATGCCGGAATCATAGATGATCTGGAAGGAGTGGCAAATGTTTGTGCCAAAGAAAATATCTGGCTGCATGTAGATTGTGCGTATGGAGGTGGAGCGCTGGCTGCAGACTCGGTTAGACATTTGTTTAACGGTATCGAGCAGGCAGACAGTATCACTATAGATCCTCATAAATGGCTGTTTTCACCTTACGATTGTGGCGCGGTGATCTACAAGAACCTAGAACTTGCGAAAAAAGCACATTCTCAAAAAGGAGCTTATCTAGAAATATTTAAGGACGAGGGAGCCCAGGGTTTTAATCCTGCAGATTACCAGATCCAGCTAACCCGTAGATTGCGTGGGATGCCATTATGGTTTTCACTGGCGATGCATGGAACTAACAAGTATAAAGAAGCCATCGAACGAGGGATAGAACTTGCAAATATTGCCGCTTCCAAAGTGGAACAGAATGATTTGCTTGAACTGGTACGACCGGCAAGTTTATCTGTAGTTTTATTTAAAAGAAAAGGATGGTCTGCGGAAGATTACCGTGACTGGACCTACAAAAATCACAATTCAGGATTTGCCTTGGTCACCCCATCTCTGTGGAAGGATGAAAGCGTGGTGAGATTCTGCTTTATTAATCCGGATACTACTGAAGATGATATTGAACAGATACTAGCTACTTTAGACTAA
- a CDS encoding SIMPL domain-containing protein (The SIMPL domain is named for its presence in mouse protein SIMPL (signalling molecule that associates with mouse pelle-like kinase). Bacterial member BP26, from Brucella, was shown to assemble into a channel-like structure, while YggE from E. coli has been associated with resistance to oxidative stress.) translates to MKYLSAIIFAIAIMVAAYFLGDAYVSRANPDGVISVTGSGSENFVSDLIVWEGRFSRNSPNLEAAYNQLDQDKNIVRSYLIGKGIKDENIVFNSVQTNEQQENQYQNGNYVGSIFKGYELTQPVKIESSNVELIENVSREITELLNKGVQFNSSPPRYYYTKIADLKIEMISKATEDARLRAEKIASNSGEDLGDLKSANMGVFQITGQNSGEDFSWSGAYNTADKNKTASITMRLEYEID, encoded by the coding sequence ATGAAATATTTAAGTGCTATAATTTTTGCCATTGCGATCATGGTTGCAGCCTATTTTCTGGGTGATGCTTACGTTTCAAGAGCGAATCCCGATGGTGTCATTTCGGTGACCGGCTCGGGTAGTGAGAACTTTGTTTCAGATCTAATTGTGTGGGAAGGAAGATTCAGTAGAAATTCTCCGAATCTGGAAGCGGCTTATAATCAACTTGATCAGGATAAAAATATTGTCAGATCCTATCTCATAGGGAAGGGCATCAAAGATGAGAACATTGTCTTTAATTCGGTTCAAACTAATGAACAGCAAGAAAATCAGTATCAAAATGGTAATTATGTAGGTAGCATTTTCAAGGGTTACGAACTAACCCAACCTGTGAAAATTGAAAGCAGTAATGTAGAGCTCATCGAAAATGTGTCACGTGAGATCACAGAATTGCTGAATAAAGGTGTCCAGTTTAACTCCTCTCCTCCCAGGTATTACTATACCAAAATAGCAGATCTCAAAATTGAAATGATCTCTAAAGCTACGGAGGATGCCAGACTACGTGCAGAGAAAATCGCATCGAACAGCGGGGAAGATCTTGGCGATCTTAAAAGTGCTAATATGGGCGTGTTTCAGATCACAGGTCAGAATAGCGGTGAGGATTTTAGCTGGAGTGGCGCATATAACACGGCAGATAAAAACAAAACCGCATCGATAACAATGCGGCTTGAATATGAAATAGATTAA
- the guaA gene encoding glutamine-hydrolyzing GMP synthase yields MQNNVLILDFGSQYTQLIARRVRELNIYCEIYPYSKIPEDLSGFKAVILSGSPFSVRAEDAPHPDLSQIRGKLPMLAVCYGAQYLAHFFGGKVEPSDTREFGRANLSVIKDAELLFEDIKENSQVWMSHSDSIINLPENAVRLASTSDVLNAAYRIEGEETYAIQFHPEVYHSTDGKQLLENFLVKIAGTEQSWTPGAFVDLTVSELQEKIGDDKVVLGLSGGVDSTVAAVLLHQAIGENLYCIFVNNGLLRKNEFESVLDQYKDMGLNVKGVDASARFLDALKGLSDPEEKRKAIGNTFIEVFDDEAHEIKDVVYLAQGTIYPDVIESVSVNGPSVTIKSHHNVGGLPDFMKLKVVEPLRMLFKDEVRRVGKELGIDKVLLGRHPFPGPGLAIRILGDITAEKVRILQEVDHIFIQGLRDWMLYDKVWQAGAILLPIQSVGVMGDERTYEQVVALRAVESTDGMTADWVNLPYEFLQKTSNTIINRVKGVNRVVYDISSKPPATIEWE; encoded by the coding sequence ATGCAAAACAACGTACTCATCCTAGACTTTGGTTCGCAGTATACGCAGCTTATCGCAAGGCGTGTTAGGGAACTGAACATTTATTGCGAGATCTATCCATACTCGAAAATTCCAGAAGATTTATCAGGTTTTAAAGCGGTTATCCTTTCAGGAAGTCCATTTTCTGTAAGAGCCGAAGATGCTCCGCATCCAGATCTATCACAGATTAGAGGTAAATTGCCTATGCTGGCAGTTTGCTATGGTGCTCAGTATCTTGCCCACTTTTTCGGTGGAAAAGTTGAACCTTCAGATACAAGGGAATTTGGAAGAGCGAATCTTTCGGTGATTAAGGATGCAGAATTGTTGTTTGAAGATATTAAAGAGAATTCACAGGTTTGGATGAGTCACAGTGATTCTATTATAAACCTTCCTGAAAATGCGGTAAGATTGGCAAGTACTTCAGATGTGCTGAATGCAGCTTACAGAATTGAAGGTGAAGAGACCTACGCGATCCAGTTTCATCCAGAAGTTTATCATTCAACAGATGGAAAACAATTACTGGAGAACTTTCTTGTAAAGATTGCGGGTACGGAGCAAAGCTGGACGCCTGGAGCCTTTGTTGATCTAACAGTTTCAGAATTACAGGAAAAGATCGGAGATGACAAGGTAGTTCTGGGGCTTAGTGGAGGCGTGGATTCTACGGTTGCTGCTGTTTTATTACATCAGGCTATTGGCGAAAACCTGTATTGTATTTTCGTTAATAATGGTCTTCTACGAAAGAACGAATTTGAAAGTGTACTGGACCAGTACAAGGACATGGGGCTTAATGTAAAGGGAGTGGATGCTTCGGCACGATTTCTGGATGCGTTGAAAGGTCTTTCAGATCCTGAAGAAAAGAGAAAAGCGATCGGAAACACTTTTATTGAAGTTTTCGATGATGAAGCTCACGAGATCAAGGACGTTGTTTACCTGGCTCAGGGAACTATCTATCCAGATGTGATCGAGTCAGTTTCAGTTAATGGACCTTCAGTAACGATCAAGTCGCACCACAATGTGGGAGGATTACCCGATTTCATGAAGCTGAAAGTGGTAGAGCCGCTAAGAATGCTATTCAAAGATGAAGTAAGAAGAGTAGGAAAGGAACTTGGGATCGATAAAGTATTACTGGGAAGACATCCATTTCCAGGTCCGGGACTGGCGATTAGAATTCTTGGTGATATAACGGCAGAAAAAGTGCGAATACTTCAAGAAGTAGATCATATCTTTATACAGGGATTAAGAGACTGGATGTTATATGATAAAGTATGGCAGGCCGGAGCGATCTTACTACCTATACAGTCGGTAGGAGTTATGGGTGATGAAAGGACTTATGAGCAGGTTGTAGCATTGAGAGCAGTGGAATCCACAGATGGTATGACTGCAGACTGGGTGAATTTACCTTACGAGTTCTTGCAAAAGACTTCGAATACAATAATCAACCGGGTGAAGGGCGTTAATAGAGTAGTCTATGATATTAGCTCCAAACCACCGGCAACTATAGAGTGGGAATAA
- a CDS encoding LysM peptidoglycan-binding domain-containing protein has translation MKYLFVLCFLFQVISMSANAQSYKYHTVKKGETVFSISQSYSIDEEDIYKYNPEAKNGIGIDEKLVIPISENNTEVSTNTETSATSVSFKEHQVKKKETLYSLSKEYGLSIDNIKRYNKQLYSKELQIGETIQIPVGNIPAENVVVTNTPQPESTNQSEKVTAEKPVNSKASSSSQNFMTREHIVLPQETKYGIARKYGMTLKELDEMNPKVEILQPGMMIRVGTAVLDEEPVIITDDRFRFYEVKPQETLYRLSKKFEVSQDSLIKLNPALSEGLKFGMVLKVPKKDGNSEDEENDQYTGMEAGSQSKVDLKSFIDNRDTKEIALMLPFHLDKVDADSIPTYRNAILNERVIRISLDFHSGVLMAVEKAKSMGISTKLKVYDTRRSTGEASNILRTNNFDNVDAVIGPLIQDVTETVAGALENRNIPVINPLSNRSMKGYGNLFQSRPSEEFLRSKMVDYIARNAGGKNVIVIADSKSYAIKNELMSAVPSARTLNPSDNFVSEAKLAEVMSSGENWVILESENMNLISSVAAALNRLTRNNKITLLTTNKNNGYESDVISNNHLGKLKLHYPSVDKEFDNQQDDEFVKEYSKKFKVQPNQYAVRGYDLTMDILLRLASAKDLYESFEKYPGYTEYYESKFHYLMKPEGGYTNDAIYILNLNEDLTITEANDL, from the coding sequence ATGAAGTACCTATTTGTGTTATGTTTCCTTTTCCAGGTGATAAGTATGTCTGCAAACGCGCAGTCTTACAAATATCATACAGTGAAAAAAGGTGAAACTGTGTTTAGTATCTCCCAGTCTTACAGTATTGATGAGGAGGACATCTATAAATACAACCCGGAAGCAAAGAACGGAATAGGGATCGATGAAAAACTCGTCATTCCAATTTCTGAAAATAATACTGAAGTGTCTACAAATACAGAAACTTCAGCTACATCTGTATCTTTTAAAGAACACCAGGTAAAGAAAAAGGAGACGCTTTATAGTCTTTCCAAGGAATACGGACTTAGTATCGATAATATTAAAAGGTATAATAAGCAGTTATATTCCAAGGAGCTTCAGATAGGAGAAACCATTCAAATTCCTGTTGGAAATATCCCTGCGGAAAATGTGGTGGTAACAAATACTCCTCAACCGGAATCAACAAATCAGTCAGAGAAAGTTACAGCAGAGAAACCTGTGAATTCTAAAGCTTCCAGTAGTTCGCAAAACTTCATGACCAGAGAGCATATTGTACTTCCGCAGGAAACCAAATATGGAATTGCAAGAAAGTATGGCATGACACTGAAGGAGCTGGACGAGATGAATCCTAAAGTAGAAATATTACAGCCTGGAATGATGATTCGTGTTGGCACTGCTGTCCTGGATGAGGAACCAGTGATCATAACAGATGATCGTTTTCGATTTTATGAAGTGAAACCACAGGAAACTCTTTACAGATTATCTAAAAAATTTGAAGTATCTCAGGATTCTTTGATCAAATTGAATCCTGCATTAAGTGAAGGATTGAAATTTGGAATGGTGCTTAAGGTTCCAAAAAAGGATGGAAATTCTGAAGATGAGGAGAATGACCAGTATACTGGTATGGAAGCAGGTTCACAGTCTAAAGTAGATCTAAAATCTTTTATCGATAATCGTGATACTAAGGAGATCGCTTTAATGTTGCCGTTTCATCTGGATAAGGTTGATGCCGATTCAATTCCTACCTATCGTAATGCTATTCTTAATGAAAGAGTGATACGAATTTCTCTTGATTTCCACAGTGGTGTTCTAATGGCGGTGGAGAAAGCGAAAAGTATGGGGATTTCTACAAAACTTAAGGTGTATGACACCAGAAGAAGTACTGGAGAAGCTTCAAACATTCTTAGAACCAATAACTTTGATAATGTAGATGCTGTTATAGGTCCGCTTATTCAGGATGTTACAGAAACTGTGGCTGGAGCGTTGGAGAACAGGAACATTCCTGTGATCAATCCACTAAGTAATCGTAGCATGAAAGGCTACGGAAACTTATTCCAGTCCCGACCAAGCGAGGAATTCCTAAGATCAAAGATGGTTGACTATATCGCTAGAAATGCGGGTGGAAAAAATGTTATCGTTATTGCCGACTCAAAATCTTACGCCATCAAAAATGAATTGATGAGTGCGGTACCTTCGGCGAGAACACTAAACCCTTCAGATAATTTTGTTTCCGAAGCAAAACTGGCGGAAGTGATGTCTTCAGGAGAAAACTGGGTGATCCTTGAGTCTGAAAATATGAACCTTATAAGTAGTGTTGCTGCTGCTTTGAACAGGTTGACAAGAAATAATAAGATCACGCTGCTTACTACCAATAAGAATAATGGATACGAAAGTGATGTGATCTCCAACAATCATCTGGGGAAACTGAAACTTCATTATCCTTCAGTAGATAAAGAATTTGATAACCAGCAGGATGATGAGTTCGTAAAGGAATATTCAAAAAAGTTCAAAGTACAGCCTAACCAGTATGCCGTTCGTGGTTATGATCTAACAATGGATATCTTGCTCAGACTCGCTTCTGCGAAAGATCTATACGAAAGCTTTGAAAAATACCCAGGTTATACAGAATATTACGAGAGCAAATTTCATTATTTGATGAAGCCTGAAGGTGGATATACTAATGATGCGATCTATATTTTAAACCTGAATGAAGATCTAACTATAACTGAAGCAAATGACCTCTAA
- a CDS encoding OsmC family protein, translating into MTSKVTYLGNLRTEAEHLQSGSKMITDAPVDNHGKGEAFSPTDTVATALASCMLTIMGIKATDHQMEIEGTTAEVTKVMTDKPRRISKIEINISIKGSFEEKERKILENAALTCPVYHSLHTDIEKPVTFTYS; encoded by the coding sequence ATGACCTCTAAAGTTACATACCTCGGAAATTTAAGAACAGAAGCTGAACATTTGCAAAGTGGATCGAAAATGATCACCGATGCTCCTGTGGACAATCATGGGAAAGGAGAAGCTTTTTCCCCAACAGATACTGTGGCAACGGCACTTGCTTCCTGCATGCTGACGATCATGGGTATTAAAGCCACTGATCATCAAATGGAAATTGAGGGTACAACCGCTGAGGTTACCAAGGTGATGACCGATAAGCCACGAAGGATCTCGAAAATTGAGATCAATATATCTATCAAAGGAAGCTTTGAGGAGAAGGAAAGGAAGATCCTTGAGAACGCTGCACTTACCTGCCCGGTCTATCATAGTTTGCATACAGATATAGAAAAGCCAGTAACTTTTACGTATTCTTGA
- a CDS encoding DUF922 domain-containing protein → MKKVFLVLFFFGISHIGCAQENRKIEWADIDRLSWQNFEASPDHSIDFSANTNSGMSYSWNYSTSTGKPELTHEVKSNFYPDLSWVKDVNNPAYLLAHEQLHFDITELHARKLRKRLAEYEIGRRIRHDLKKLYNITEAERVAMQNRFDEETSHSENKEAEVLWRKFVASKLAEYEDFAL, encoded by the coding sequence TTGAAAAAAGTATTTCTCGTCTTATTTTTCTTCGGAATTTCCCATATTGGGTGTGCTCAGGAAAACAGAAAAATTGAATGGGCTGATATAGATCGTCTTAGCTGGCAAAATTTTGAGGCTTCACCAGATCATAGTATAGATTTTTCAGCAAATACGAATTCCGGGATGAGCTATTCCTGGAACTATAGTACGAGCACAGGAAAGCCCGAGCTTACCCATGAAGTGAAAAGTAATTTCTATCCAGATCTAAGCTGGGTAAAGGATGTGAATAATCCAGCATATTTACTCGCTCATGAACAACTGCATTTTGATATAACCGAATTACATGCCCGCAAGCTAAGAAAACGACTTGCTGAATATGAAATAGGCAGAAGGATACGACATGATCTTAAGAAACTTTATAACATTACTGAGGCTGAAAGAGTCGCAATGCAGAATCGTTTTGATGAAGAGACTTCACATAGTGAAAACAAAGAAGCAGAAGTCCTTTGGAGAAAATTTGTGGCTTCTAAATTAGCTGAATACGAAGATTTCGCGCTTTAA
- a CDS encoding nitronate monooxygenase, with translation MSFKQNRITELFNIEYPLIQAGMIWASGWKLASAVSNAGGLGIIGAGSMYPEILKEHIQKCKKATDQPFAVNVPMLYPDIDKVMDIIIDEGVKIVFTSAGNPKTWTSHLQSHGIKVVHVVSSVKFAVKSQEAGVDAIVAEGFEAGGHNGRDETTTFTLIPMVREKIDIPLIAAGGIGNGKGMFAAMVLGADAVQVGSRFVATPEASSHQNFKEMVVKAKEGDTVLTLKELAPVRLLKNKFFEDVQELYTKSPSKEDLTTLLGRARAKKGMYEGDLEEGELEIGQISGLINEIKPAAEIVKEMITEFEETKVASQQF, from the coding sequence ATGAGTTTTAAGCAAAATAGAATCACTGAACTTTTCAATATTGAATATCCTTTAATACAGGCGGGAATGATCTGGGCAAGCGGCTGGAAATTAGCCAGCGCAGTCTCTAATGCCGGTGGACTTGGAATTATTGGGGCAGGCTCCATGTATCCCGAAATCCTGAAGGAGCATATTCAAAAATGCAAAAAAGCTACCGATCAACCTTTTGCGGTAAACGTGCCAATGCTCTATCCCGATATTGACAAGGTCATGGATATTATCATTGATGAGGGTGTAAAGATCGTATTTACTTCTGCCGGGAATCCCAAGACCTGGACCTCTCACTTACAAAGTCATGGGATTAAAGTGGTACATGTAGTAAGCAGTGTGAAATTTGCTGTAAAATCTCAGGAAGCTGGCGTAGATGCTATTGTTGCCGAAGGATTTGAAGCAGGTGGTCATAATGGCCGTGATGAAACTACCACTTTTACATTGATTCCTATGGTTCGTGAAAAGATCGATATTCCGCTGATAGCAGCTGGAGGAATTGGCAATGGCAAAGGAATGTTTGCCGCGATGGTGCTTGGAGCTGATGCCGTACAGGTTGGAAGCAGGTTCGTAGCAACTCCTGAAGCAAGTTCTCACCAGAATTTCAAGGAAATGGTAGTAAAAGCGAAAGAAGGCGACACTGTACTCACCCTGAAAGAACTTGCACCCGTCAGATTACTGAAGAATAAGTTTTTTGAAGATGTTCAGGAACTTTATACTAAATCTCCAAGCAAAGAAGATCTTACTACATTACTCGGCAGAGCCAGAGCAAAGAAAGGGATGTATGAAGGCGATCTGGAAGAAGGTGAACTTGAAATAGGTCAGATTTCCGGATTGATCAACGAGATCAAACCTGCCGCAGAAATTGTAAAGGAAATGATTACTGAATTTGAAGAAACTAAAGTTGCTTCACAACAATTTTAA